Proteins encoded together in one Deinococcus irradiatisoli window:
- a CDS encoding TMEM175 family protein: MVLELKVPEGHQLGDLFKNWPKLLSYLVSFVYVGIYWNNHHHQMYTVKRINGAVMWANLHLLFWLSLLPLLTAWAGESHFAAVPMSVYAGDLLMCGVAFTVLQQTVIRAAPSNALLAEAVGEDTKGKLSVAGYILAILVAFVGPLGPAISGVLLIAVALMWVIPDRRIERALDAEEHRQKH, translated from the coding sequence ATGGTGCTGGAACTCAAGGTGCCGGAGGGGCATCAGCTCGGCGACCTGTTCAAGAACTGGCCCAAGCTGCTGAGCTACCTGGTGAGCTTCGTGTACGTCGGCATCTACTGGAACAACCACCATCACCAGATGTACACCGTCAAACGCATCAACGGCGCGGTGATGTGGGCCAATTTGCACCTGCTGTTCTGGCTCTCGCTGCTGCCGCTGCTGACCGCCTGGGCCGGCGAGAGTCACTTCGCTGCCGTGCCGATGAGCGTGTACGCCGGCGACCTGTTGATGTGTGGGGTGGCGTTTACCGTGCTGCAGCAGACAGTGATTCGCGCCGCGCCCAGCAACGCGCTTCTGGCAGAAGCAGTGGGCGAGGACACCAAAGGCAAGCTCTCGGTGGCCGGCTACATCCTCGCCATCCTGGTGGCCTTCGTGGGACCGCTGGGACCGGCGATTTCCGGCGTGCTGCTGATTGCGGTGGCCCTGATGTGGGTGATTCCCGACCGCCGGATCGAGCGGGCGCTCGATGCCGAGGAGCACCGGCAGAAGCACTGA
- the rlmN gene encoding 23S rRNA (adenine(2503)-C(2))-methyltransferase RlmN: protein MPLLLDLHPDAYPLEGYRRKQLLEWVFVHGAPSFAAMTNLPAAARAELEQQYALNPFIRTETFESSDGSVKYLFTLPDQRQMEAVYMPYLDRKTICVSTMVGCPAKCAFCATGAMGFGRNLTPGEIVGQILAVSWDQGFSPRELRNLVFMGMGEPLLNYDHTIMAAKLLLHPQALGMSKRRVTLSTVGLAKGIRKLAAEDDLGIKLAISLHAPDEETRQRIIPTGQANSISEIMAAARDYQQVTGRRVTFEYAMLSGVNDHLWQADLLADLLQGLVSHVNLIPMNPWDGSGFSETPEAELQAFYDRLEARGVPVSVRRSRGRDAGAACGQLALKQPGAAGVSA, encoded by the coding sequence TTGCCGCTTCTCCTCGACCTGCACCCGGACGCTTACCCGCTGGAGGGCTACCGCCGCAAGCAACTCCTCGAATGGGTCTTCGTGCACGGGGCGCCCAGCTTCGCGGCCATGACCAACCTGCCCGCGGCCGCGCGCGCCGAACTGGAGCAGCAGTACGCGCTCAATCCGTTTATCCGCACCGAAACGTTCGAGAGCAGTGACGGCAGCGTCAAGTACCTGTTTACCTTGCCGGACCAGCGGCAGATGGAAGCGGTCTACATGCCCTACCTCGACCGCAAGACCATCTGCGTCTCGACGATGGTGGGCTGCCCGGCCAAGTGCGCCTTCTGCGCCACCGGGGCGATGGGCTTCGGGCGCAATTTGACGCCCGGCGAGATCGTCGGGCAGATTCTGGCGGTCAGCTGGGACCAGGGCTTCTCGCCGCGCGAACTGCGCAATCTGGTGTTCATGGGCATGGGCGAGCCGCTGCTCAACTACGACCACACCATCATGGCCGCCAAGTTGCTGCTGCACCCCCAGGCACTGGGCATGAGCAAGCGCCGCGTCACGCTCAGCACGGTGGGCCTCGCCAAGGGCATTCGCAAGCTGGCCGCCGAGGACGATCTGGGCATCAAGCTGGCGATCAGCCTCCACGCGCCCGACGAGGAAACCCGCCAGCGCATCATTCCCACCGGGCAGGCCAACTCGATCTCGGAGATCATGGCGGCGGCGCGCGACTACCAGCAGGTCACCGGCCGGCGCGTGACCTTCGAGTACGCCATGCTCAGCGGCGTCAACGATCACCTCTGGCAGGCCGACCTGCTGGCCGACCTCCTCCAGGGCCTGGTGAGCCACGTCAACCTGATTCCGATGAATCCCTGGGACGGCAGCGGCTTCAGCGAAACACCGGAAGCCGAGCTGCAGGCGTTTTACGACCGCCTCGAAGCGCGCGGCGTGCCGGTCAGCGTGCGGCGCTCGCGCGGGCGCGACGCGGGCGCGGCCTGCGGACAGCTAGCCCTCAAGCAGCCGGGCGCGGCGGGCGTCAGCGCCTGA
- a CDS encoding redox-sensing transcriptional repressor Rex translates to MTAPGIPTAAISRLITYLRILEELEREERLTTSSGALAERAQVNAFQVRKDLAYFGRFGTRGMGYTVSVLKRELTRVLGLNRSWNVVIVGMGRLGQAIAHYPGASEYQFSYVGLFDVRSDLIGLQVDVPARRDLHSGLGQGFQARTLHIQHIDSLAAFTAQQPVDMGFLAVPTEHAQSAAQSLVEAGVKGILNFAPTLIQPRAKEGGHLQEISDEWRDVMVENVDFLVGMKRLAFYMLNPQLNEPDPEEKT, encoded by the coding sequence GTGACGGCCCCGGGCATTCCCACCGCCGCCATCTCGCGGCTGATCACCTACCTGCGGATTCTGGAAGAACTCGAGCGCGAGGAGCGCCTGACCACCAGCAGCGGCGCCCTGGCCGAACGTGCCCAGGTCAACGCGTTTCAGGTCCGAAAAGACCTGGCCTACTTCGGCCGCTTCGGCACGCGCGGCATGGGCTATACCGTCAGCGTCCTGAAGCGCGAACTCACCCGGGTGCTGGGCCTCAACCGCTCTTGGAACGTGGTGATCGTGGGCATGGGGCGGCTGGGGCAGGCCATCGCCCATTATCCGGGGGCCAGCGAGTACCAGTTCAGTTACGTGGGGCTCTTCGATGTCCGCAGCGACCTGATCGGCCTGCAGGTGGACGTGCCGGCCCGGCGCGATCTGCACAGCGGTCTGGGCCAGGGATTCCAGGCGCGGACACTGCACATTCAGCATATCGACAGCCTGGCGGCCTTCACCGCCCAGCAGCCGGTGGATATGGGATTTCTGGCAGTACCCACCGAGCACGCCCAGAGCGCGGCGCAGTCGCTGGTCGAAGCGGGCGTCAAGGGCATTCTGAATTTCGCGCCGACCCTGATTCAGCCGCGGGCCAAGGAAGGCGGCCATTTGCAAGAGATCAGTGACGAGTGGCGTGATGTGATGGTGGAGAACGTGGACTTTCTGGTGGGCATGAAGCGGCTGGCGTTTTATATGCTCAACCCGCAGCTCAACGAACCGGACCCGGAGGAGAAGACATGA
- a CDS encoding DUF3800 domain-containing protein: MTRYHVFIDESEDQANLYTVLGAILVPEHLLPQLEREMNKLRASLGRTMRRKKYPIYFAEESRLKKSARSEARRIRAGGLPEIHAKDIWDSSNVFQCERSVEALERRNEWLYKISELFIKFDIIFMSNKFEGKYRSFVTPRYEATFEAFLPFLTKDQSKEKIKSLLEDVHYSITFELFLRLDTLSELDMKIASVTCDKGRRSELFGRFLGFDRARKYGYWQNFPTPIFVDSFSSNGIQIADFATYFMMKTAYLEDPGHYASKIYERVQLRHQDFKTSLATATQFSSGRPLPKHRALLSAMITESILLHCGGLKNTEPLREAKVEELTRYFLAEYRPPLPKMAETPVASYKGPVPDKSSIFGSNSQFMNIIGGNGLYGSTEL, translated from the coding sequence ATGACCCGTTATCACGTCTTTATTGATGAATCAGAAGATCAGGCGAACCTGTACACCGTTCTCGGTGCAATCCTGGTTCCCGAACATCTACTGCCACAATTAGAGCGTGAGATGAATAAATTGCGAGCATCACTTGGCCGAACAATGCGCCGCAAAAAATACCCCATCTACTTTGCCGAAGAGTCACGGCTTAAAAAATCAGCACGTTCGGAAGCTAGGCGAATTCGAGCAGGAGGCCTACCCGAGATTCACGCTAAAGATATATGGGACTCCAGCAATGTCTTCCAGTGCGAGCGTAGCGTTGAAGCTCTTGAGAGAAGAAATGAATGGTTATACAAAATATCAGAGCTTTTTATCAAATTTGATATAATATTTATGTCTAATAAATTTGAGGGTAAGTACAGAAGTTTTGTCACCCCTCGTTATGAAGCCACATTTGAAGCCTTTCTGCCTTTTTTAACAAAAGATCAATCGAAAGAGAAGATCAAAAGTCTGTTGGAAGATGTGCATTATTCTATAACATTTGAATTGTTTTTGAGACTAGATACTTTAAGCGAACTCGACATGAAAATTGCTTCAGTAACTTGTGATAAAGGTAGGCGAAGCGAATTATTTGGAAGATTTCTCGGATTCGATAGAGCAAGAAAATACGGCTACTGGCAGAATTTCCCGACGCCTATTTTTGTTGATAGTTTTTCAAGTAATGGAATACAAATTGCGGACTTTGCTACATATTTCATGATGAAAACTGCTTATTTAGAAGACCCTGGTCATTATGCCTCCAAGATATACGAAAGGGTCCAGTTGCGCCACCAAGACTTCAAAACTTCTTTGGCCACAGCAACTCAATTCTCTTCTGGAAGACCACTACCAAAGCACAGAGCTCTATTGTCGGCGATGATAACTGAATCTATTTTGTTGCATTGCGGCGGCTTAAAAAATACGGAGCCACTTAGAGAAGCAAAGGTTGAGGAATTGACACGCTACTTCCTTGCTGAATATAGACCGCCCCTGCCAAAAATGGCCGAGACCCCAGTAGCAAGCTACAAGGGTCCCGTGCCCGATAAGTCTAGCATTTTTGGCTCGAACTCTCAATTCATGAACATAATCGGGGGAAATGGGCTGTACGGGAGCACGGAGTTATGA
- a CDS encoding HNH endonuclease: MPRADNTIHNQTLNASIPKVIRLAVIQRDGKRCAHCGATESLEFAHIVPPAQGGATVLGNVQVLCAYCITRKK; the protein is encoded by the coding sequence ATGCCGAGAGCCGACAACACCATCCACAACCAAACCCTCAATGCCTCCATCCCTAAGGTGATCCGCTTGGCGGTCATCCAGCGCGATGGAAAGCGGTGTGCCCACTGCGGTGCCACTGAATCTCTGGAGTTCGCTCATATCGTTCCGCCAGCCCAGGGCGGCGCCACCGTGCTGGGGAATGTGCAGGTGCTGTGTGCCTATTGCATCACCCGCAAGAAGTAG
- a CDS encoding SPOR domain-containing protein, whose translation MRLVGRRLPDVLIGILIVVLALGLGSLLLTQRNRAATLPSEPSPPADTATIPSAPGTSEVTSTPAPTATEPTPPAATATSTAAPPSTTSTAAPTASAAEAPSTAASQPQATTSPAAPEAAPTASTSATTQPQTAQTPPASAAQQSQQNGPVPTGSVQAPVTPQPDTTAPPVATTPPASTEPSAAAPSSAAPVTPRSGGAVATSAERTPLKRDYRISLGTFGSVSEAEGSTKAVRALGYTVYPIDLGSQVVAQVGPFADAQTAGAALSDIQRVYGGAVVYAPRQSATGAAPSTSTPTSTAPATSAGSSASTPAASPTAQPAASPAPAPSGPVYLQVGAFDRQDSAQRLVGMLSDLGYSPSVQAPEGQKVRVLIGPFSGDAVVQAENKLNDNGFDHFRVR comes from the coding sequence ATGAGACTTGTTGGACGACGTTTACCTGATGTGCTGATCGGCATTCTGATCGTGGTGCTGGCGCTGGGCCTGGGCAGCTTGCTGCTGACCCAGCGCAACCGCGCCGCCACGCTGCCGAGCGAACCTTCACCGCCCGCCGACACCGCCACCATTCCCAGCGCGCCCGGCACCTCCGAGGTCACGTCCACCCCGGCGCCCACGGCCACCGAGCCCACGCCGCCGGCCGCGACCGCGACCAGCACGGCGGCGCCTCCCAGCACCACCAGCACCGCCGCCCCCACTGCCAGCGCTGCCGAGGCTCCCAGCACGGCGGCCAGCCAGCCTCAGGCCACCACGTCGCCCGCCGCGCCGGAAGCGGCCCCGACCGCTTCGACGTCGGCCACCACCCAACCCCAAACAGCCCAAACGCCGCCAGCAAGCGCGGCGCAGCAAAGCCAGCAGAACGGCCCCGTACCGACCGGCAGTGTTCAGGCGCCGGTCACGCCGCAGCCCGACACCACCGCGCCGCCGGTGGCGACGACGCCGCCCGCGTCAACTGAGCCCTCAGCGGCGGCACCTTCCAGCGCCGCGCCGGTCACGCCGCGCAGCGGCGGCGCGGTCGCCACCAGCGCCGAGCGCACGCCGCTCAAGCGCGATTACCGCATCAGCCTGGGCACCTTCGGCAGCGTCTCCGAGGCCGAGGGCAGCACCAAGGCCGTGCGGGCGCTGGGCTACACCGTCTACCCGATCGATCTCGGCTCGCAGGTGGTGGCCCAGGTCGGCCCCTTCGCCGACGCCCAGACGGCCGGCGCGGCCCTGAGCGACATCCAGCGGGTCTACGGCGGCGCCGTAGTCTACGCGCCGCGTCAGTCGGCCACCGGCGCCGCACCGAGCACCTCCACCCCCACCTCCACCGCGCCGGCGACCAGCGCAGGTTCGTCGGCCTCGACGCCGGCCGCCTCACCCACGGCCCAGCCTGCTGCCTCGCCGGCCCCCGCGCCCAGCGGCCCGGTGTACCTGCAAGTCGGCGCCTTTGACCGGCAAGACAGCGCCCAGCGGCTGGTGGGCATGCTCAGCGACCTCGGCTACAGCCCCAGCGTGCAGGCCCCCGAAGGCCAGAAGGTGCGGGTGCTGATCGGCCCCTTCTCCGGCGACGCGGTGGTGCAGGCCGAGAACAAGCTCAATGACAACGGCTTTGACCACTTCCGGGTCCGCTGA
- a CDS encoding cyclic-di-AMP receptor: MKLVLAIVQDADTPGLMRSLSEQGFEVTKLASTGGFLREGNTTLMIGVQDERLPHLKTLVAQNCRSRSRLVTPSVPMGEQGEGLVSDPVEVPVGGAVMFVVEVAEFVRV, translated from the coding sequence ATGAAACTGGTACTTGCCATCGTTCAAGACGCCGATACGCCGGGACTGATGCGCAGCCTCTCGGAACAGGGCTTCGAAGTCACCAAGCTGGCCTCGACCGGCGGCTTTTTGCGCGAGGGCAACACCACCTTGATGATCGGGGTGCAAGACGAGCGCCTGCCGCACCTCAAGACCCTGGTGGCCCAGAACTGCCGCAGCCGTAGCCGCCTGGTCACGCCCAGCGTGCCGATGGGCGAGCAGGGCGAGGGGCTGGTCTCGGACCCGGTGGAGGTGCCAGTGGGCGGCGCGGTGATGTTCGTGGTCGAGGTCGCCGAGTTCGTACGGGTCTGA
- a CDS encoding DsbA family protein codes for MFRFLSSLCLLCLALTVLGTTAFAQVGRLSSTLLTNPLLASYARSGDTLTAPDGTRIVLSRRGDFVSGASVTLPAANAAQAGKLLGVLTGYGDDLAAAYTEYLGNPQVKLQIAAPQGTSVVAEQYRITTRQVGQRVSFDVQLDEVPQSDFSSTRNALGAEQAPVVLRLFSDFQCPYCEQFETQTWPKLQAALKTLPNQPVRFEFHQLPLEQLHPNARAAAEASECAAAQGQFWAYKDALFDPKNWTIWTKAANPNPNFIALAQILKLQGDKFQTCLANRDGKVLVDAGLQEATKVGVNGTPTLYVNGYRVPDAYDVDAIMQLIRYVQAK; via the coding sequence ATGTTCCGTTTCCTGTCCTCGCTGTGCCTGCTGTGCCTGGCCCTGACCGTGCTGGGCACCACCGCCTTTGCCCAGGTGGGCCGCCTCAGCAGCACCCTGCTCACTAACCCGCTGCTCGCCAGTTACGCCAGAAGCGGCGACACCCTCACCGCGCCGGACGGCACCCGCATCGTGCTGTCACGGCGCGGTGATTTTGTCTCGGGGGCCAGCGTGACCCTGCCGGCGGCGAATGCGGCCCAGGCGGGCAAGCTGCTGGGCGTGCTGACCGGCTACGGCGACGATCTGGCCGCCGCGTATACCGAGTACCTCGGCAATCCGCAGGTCAAGCTGCAGATCGCCGCGCCGCAGGGCACGTCGGTGGTGGCCGAGCAGTACCGCATCACCACCCGGCAGGTCGGGCAGCGTGTGAGCTTCGACGTGCAGCTCGACGAAGTGCCGCAAAGCGACTTTTCGAGCACCCGCAACGCCCTGGGGGCCGAACAGGCTCCGGTGGTCCTGCGCCTGTTCAGCGATTTCCAGTGCCCCTACTGCGAGCAGTTCGAAACGCAGACCTGGCCAAAATTGCAAGCGGCCCTCAAAACATTGCCCAATCAGCCGGTGCGCTTCGAGTTTCACCAGCTGCCGCTCGAACAGCTGCACCCCAATGCCCGCGCCGCTGCCGAAGCCAGCGAGTGCGCCGCCGCTCAGGGCCAGTTCTGGGCCTACAAGGACGCGCTGTTCGATCCCAAGAACTGGACAATCTGGACCAAAGCGGCCAATCCCAATCCGAACTTCATCGCGCTGGCGCAGATCCTCAAGCTGCAAGGCGACAAGTTCCAAACCTGCCTCGCCAACCGTGACGGCAAAGTCCTGGTGGACGCCGGCCTTCAGGAGGCCACCAAGGTGGGCGTCAACGGCACGCCGACGTTGTACGTCAACGGCTACCGGGTGCCGGACGCCTACGACGTGGACGCCATCATGCAGCTGATTCGCTACGTGCAGGCCAAGTGA
- a CDS encoding recombinase family protein, which yields MTRPTALYLRCSTSPQMEKFGPSVQRELVNSYAQRMGLSITGTYEDAISGTKARRDALDQLLIEAPRYEAVVISSVDRLARRVRIAYGVLDELAEAGLEVHSADMGLIDLEDESSGMSFGLRSVMADAQHRQIVKRMHAAKVAKVRAGEPIKPLNGFGWKQGVIDEAEAAWLRLIFDRIRSVGANILARELNTQGVTTRSGRRWSKTTVLQLITNPVYMGEYRYGRGPTRRGRIKAVCQVEAIISPALWQAANEAVQRRATSKGRTSSLEDFPLSGRLTCGTCGRSMGGVSVHRKSGMIHRYYACNSRYAEVDPCPHRTNYPAEKVHAAVMEELEGALRNPADLERLIDLPTPQAPDLGHVERDAERRLSRLEAAYDAGAYTAIEYAERRRALQAEREALTQLVARVAVPAPDLKKAARALEEALRSGKLALAVAPLGLRGVLQPGGDVEIRIAP from the coding sequence ATGACCCGCCCCACCGCACTTTACTTACGCTGCTCCACGAGCCCGCAAATGGAGAAGTTTGGCCCCAGCGTGCAGCGGGAGCTGGTCAACAGCTACGCGCAGCGCATGGGCTTGAGCATCACCGGCACCTACGAAGACGCGATCAGCGGCACCAAAGCCCGGCGTGACGCCCTCGACCAGCTGCTCATCGAAGCGCCGCGGTACGAAGCCGTGGTCATCAGCAGCGTGGACCGGCTGGCCCGCCGTGTGCGGATCGCCTATGGCGTGCTCGACGAACTGGCCGAAGCAGGCCTGGAAGTCCACAGCGCGGACATGGGACTCATCGACCTGGAAGACGAAAGCAGCGGCATGAGCTTCGGACTGCGCAGCGTCATGGCTGACGCCCAGCACCGCCAGATCGTCAAGCGCATGCACGCCGCCAAAGTCGCCAAGGTACGCGCCGGCGAGCCCATCAAACCCCTCAACGGCTTCGGCTGGAAGCAGGGCGTCATCGACGAAGCGGAAGCGGCCTGGCTGCGCCTGATCTTTGACCGGATCCGCAGCGTGGGCGCCAACATCCTCGCCCGCGAACTCAACACCCAGGGCGTCACAACCCGCAGCGGGCGCCGGTGGAGCAAGACCACCGTGCTGCAACTCATCACCAACCCCGTCTACATGGGCGAATACCGCTACGGGCGCGGCCCCACCCGGCGCGGCAGGATCAAGGCCGTGTGCCAGGTCGAAGCGATCATCTCCCCCGCGCTCTGGCAAGCGGCGAATGAAGCGGTGCAGCGCCGGGCGACCAGCAAAGGCCGCACCAGTAGCCTCGAAGACTTCCCTCTCAGCGGCCGCCTGACCTGCGGGACGTGCGGCAGGAGCATGGGCGGCGTGTCCGTTCACCGCAAGAGCGGCATGATCCACCGCTATTACGCCTGCAACTCCCGGTACGCCGAAGTTGATCCTTGCCCCCACCGCACCAACTACCCGGCTGAGAAGGTCCACGCGGCCGTGATGGAAGAGTTGGAAGGCGCGCTGCGCAACCCCGCTGATCTTGAACGGCTCATCGACCTGCCCACCCCACAAGCGCCCGACCTGGGCCACGTTGAGCGGGACGCTGAGCGGCGACTCAGCCGGTTAGAAGCCGCTTATGACGCTGGCGCGTACACCGCGATTGAATACGCCGAGCGCCGCCGAGCGCTGCAGGCCGAGCGTGAAGCGCTCACCCAACTGGTGGCCCGGGTTGCCGTGCCCGCACCGGACCTGAAGAAAGCGGCCCGTGCCCTCGAGGAAGCACTGAGGTCCGGGAAGCTGGCACTCGCCGTCGCTCCGCTTGGTCTGCGCGGGGTACTTCAGCCGGGCGGCGACGTCGAGATCAGGATCGCGCCGTAG
- a CDS encoding HNH endonuclease, translating into MAVIQRDRQRCVHCASASSLEFDYLISPAKGGAAVLGNLQLLCTGCMRLKYQGR; encoded by the coding sequence ATGGCCGTGATCCAACGCGATCGGCAGCGCTGCGTCCACTGCGCCTCCGCCTCGTCCCTGGAATTTGACTACCTCATCTCACCGGCCAAAGGTGGGGCCGCAGTCTTAGGAAACCTCCAGTTGTTGTGCACCGGCTGCATGCGGCTCAAATATCAGGGGCGGTAA
- a CDS encoding DUF4142 domain-containing protein, producing the protein MKKTILLSLPLLLVLSSPASLAGGAGMPPMGSMSTAQMSNDSDVLFMEVMTISNLAEIQTSQLALKKSSNADVKAFAQKMISDHTKAQAELNALAKSKGVVLTNKPGAAQRLEYNKLTTLSGAEFDAMYKKVQVSGHQMTLDLINLYQTIGKDADALAYAAKTGPIVAMHLDMAKALP; encoded by the coding sequence ATGAAAAAGACTATTCTGCTCTCGCTTCCGTTGCTCTTGGTTCTGTCGTCGCCCGCTTCGCTGGCCGGCGGCGCGGGCATGCCCCCGATGGGCAGCATGAGCACCGCCCAGATGTCCAACGACAGCGACGTGCTGTTCATGGAAGTCATGACCATCAGCAACCTGGCCGAGATTCAGACCTCGCAACTAGCGCTGAAGAAGTCAAGCAACGCGGACGTGAAAGCCTTCGCCCAGAAGATGATCAGCGATCACACCAAGGCTCAGGCCGAACTCAACGCGCTGGCCAAAAGCAAGGGCGTGGTCCTGACCAACAAGCCCGGCGCCGCCCAGCGTCTGGAATACAACAAGCTCACCACCCTGTCGGGCGCCGAGTTCGACGCCATGTACAAGAAAGTGCAGGTCAGCGGCCATCAGATGACGCTCGACCTGATCAACCTGTACCAGACCATCGGCAAGGACGCCGACGCCCTGGCCTACGCTGCCAAGACCGGCCCGATCGTGGCGATGCACCTGGACATGGCCAAAGCACTGCCCTGA
- a CDS encoding tetratricopeptide repeat protein — MNTPPLPSLLAPAFPAPARSFWRRAALTSLTLALAAAPLAQAQTMVDTLQTINISNTLDQQNVSSGQAALDRARALQTQLTQPAAQAAPTSAAPGAANPVPTAPAATPLTDAQSAKLKTAKTLLSQSKWSEARAIYEELIAENYQQPEPHFGLALSLFSLGDLTGARFELNQFVALAPNSFEGPYNLGIIASRNQEYDEALKQFTAAAALSAQATPAARRQVLEALAGEQNRRQDYAGLSSTLSAALAIDPNDVNLQYRLGQAVALSANGAGALPLLYAALQNDATRPGAALLIADIYAKQQLPDRAVRELDNAAGQFMSGTDRARLLVRKAQLLEGQKLLKPAVQAAQEAVKSDSRSVSAYAALGGLLASSGDLGGSADAWKKAVQLDPKNASVLLNLAAVQLALGQNPEARHNAAVTLTMTPSDDNAALARAAFVQGVAAYRLKDYAAAAKALDLSAAKQASAETSLWLGLSRYALKDYPAAITALTNSVQLGSTLTARLNLGAALLAAGRFAEAEPTLRSVVVEDPKNAAAWYQLGLSRKAQGKDAEARTSFATAVKLGYAPANAELK, encoded by the coding sequence ATGAACACGCCGCCGTTGCCCTCGCTGCTGGCTCCTGCCTTCCCTGCGCCCGCACGTTCTTTCTGGCGCCGGGCCGCCCTGACCTCCCTGACGCTGGCGCTCGCCGCCGCGCCGCTGGCCCAGGCCCAGACGATGGTGGACACTCTTCAGACCATCAACATCTCCAACACCCTCGACCAGCAGAACGTCAGCAGCGGACAGGCGGCCCTGGACCGCGCCCGAGCGCTGCAAACCCAGCTCACCCAGCCGGCCGCGCAGGCGGCGCCGACTTCCGCCGCGCCCGGCGCGGCCAATCCCGTTCCGACCGCGCCGGCAGCGACGCCGCTCACCGACGCCCAGAGCGCCAAACTCAAGACCGCCAAGACCCTGCTTTCGCAGAGCAAGTGGAGCGAGGCGCGCGCCATCTACGAGGAACTCATCGCCGAGAACTACCAGCAGCCCGAGCCGCACTTCGGGCTGGCCCTGAGCCTCTTCTCGCTGGGCGACCTGACCGGCGCACGCTTCGAACTCAACCAGTTCGTGGCGCTGGCCCCCAACAGCTTCGAAGGGCCCTACAACCTGGGCATCATCGCCTCGCGCAACCAGGAATACGACGAAGCGCTCAAGCAGTTCACGGCGGCGGCCGCACTTTCGGCGCAGGCCACCCCCGCCGCCCGGCGTCAGGTGCTCGAAGCGCTGGCCGGCGAGCAAAACCGCCGCCAGGACTACGCCGGCCTGAGCAGCACCCTCAGCGCGGCACTGGCGATCGACCCCAACGACGTGAACCTCCAGTACCGCCTCGGTCAGGCGGTGGCGCTGTCCGCCAACGGAGCCGGGGCGCTGCCGCTGCTCTACGCCGCGCTGCAAAACGACGCCACCCGCCCCGGCGCGGCGCTGCTGATCGCCGACATCTACGCCAAGCAGCAGTTGCCCGATAGGGCGGTGCGTGAACTCGACAACGCCGCCGGACAGTTCATGAGCGGCACCGACCGCGCCCGCTTGCTGGTGCGCAAGGCCCAGCTCCTGGAAGGCCAGAAGCTGCTCAAGCCGGCGGTGCAGGCGGCCCAGGAAGCGGTGAAGTCCGACAGCCGCTCGGTCAGCGCGTACGCGGCGCTCGGCGGCCTGCTGGCCAGCAGCGGCGACCTCGGCGGCAGCGCCGACGCCTGGAAAAAAGCCGTGCAGCTCGATCCCAAAAACGCCAGCGTGCTGCTGAACCTGGCCGCCGTGCAACTGGCGCTGGGCCAGAACCCCGAGGCCCGCCACAACGCCGCCGTGACCCTGACCATGACGCCCAGCGACGACAACGCCGCGCTGGCCCGCGCCGCTTTCGTGCAGGGTGTGGCCGCTTACCGCCTGAAAGACTACGCCGCCGCCGCCAAGGCCCTGGACCTGAGCGCCGCCAAGCAGGCCAGCGCCGAGACCTCGCTGTGGCTGGGCCTGAGCCGCTACGCCCTGAAAGACTATCCGGCGGCCATTACTGCCCTGACAAACAGTGTGCAGCTCGGCAGCACCCTGACCGCCCGGCTCAACCTCGGCGCGGCGCTGCTGGCCGCCGGGCGCTTCGCCGAGGCCGAACCCACCCTGCGCAGCGTGGTCGTCGAGGATCCCAAGAACGCGGCGGCGTGGTACCAGCTCGGCTTGTCGCGCAAGGCCCAGGGCAAGGACGCCGAGGCCAGAACCTCGTTTGCCACTGCTGTCAAGCTCGGCTACGCGCCGGCCAACGCCGAACTGAAGTAA